A part of Crassostrea angulata isolate pt1a10 chromosome 5, ASM2561291v2, whole genome shotgun sequence genomic DNA contains:
- the LOC128186154 gene encoding uncharacterized protein LOC128186154, whose protein sequence is MEIGCCGEGIYKLQIELCYNDQVYVKEMQTNCDCKCGKTNFEKDKNRVKSGVPKVGSLRTRHNRWKELNRLKERCRKKYRSNSKILFCISKLRTTKSKNIKHILISILSGKSFFIRV, encoded by the exons ATGGAAATTGGTTGTTGTGGTG AAGGAATTTACAAACTTCAAATAGAATTGTGTTACAACGATCAAGTGTACGTAAAGGAAATGCAAACAAACTGTGATTGCAAGTGTG gaaaaacaaattttgagaAGGACAAGAACAGAGTGAAATCAGGTGTGCCTAAAGTTGGCTCACTGCGGACTCGTCATAACCGTTGGAAAGAGTTGAACAGATTGAAAGAAAG gtGCAGAAAGAAATATCGAAGCAActctaaaattttgttttgcatcTCGAAGTTACGGACAACGAAATCTAAAAACATCAAACATATCTTAATATCCATACTTAGTGGCAAATCCTTTTTTATAAGAGTTTGA
- the LOC128184768 gene encoding uncharacterized protein LOC128184768: MGKNYCTVKDCHNVSGRIGRFGKPVKLHELPNKQHLRTAWLRAISRKHFNPKRTQVCSDHFPEGNGRTWNNQVPTLFLPHKTVKSVKVRLSTNSNKMNIESPVQAVDVNDHNYSVHQIVKGPSPQHPNLDIDPTDSKASKDILPSSLDNFSNCELPEITIDDIKDNNDKMLFYTGLTDYGTYKALFESLIQQGADKLVLDSSAMKTETDAKKGGAKRKLRIEDEFFMVLIRLRLGLLLKDLEFRFKISSGRISRIFKAWIQLMCQCLQTIVFFTTIERDESDS, encoded by the exons ATGGGGAAAAATTACTGTACCGTTAAAGACTGTCACAATGTCTCTGGGCGTATTGGTAGATTTGGTAAACCGGTAAAACTGCATGAATTACCAAATAAACAACACCTTCGCACTGCGTGGCTTAGAGCTATAAGCCGTAAACACTTTAATCCCAAGCGAACTCAG gTGTGTTCTGACCACTTCCCTGAAGGAAATGGAAGGACTTGGAACAATCAAGTTCCAACCCTTTTCCTTCCTCACAAGACAGTGAAATCAGTTAAAGTAAGACTGTCAACGAACAGTAATAAGATGAACATAGAAAGCCCAGTCCAGGCAGTAGATGTTAATGACCACAA TTATTCTGTACATCAAATAGTGAAAGGACCATCCCCCCAACATCCAAATTTAGATATCGATCCTACTGATAGCAAAGCTAGCAAGGATATTCTGCCATCCTCTTTGGACAACTTCTCGAACTGTGAACTCCCAGAGATAACCATTGACGATATTAAGGACAATAATgacaaaatgttgttttatactGGACTCACTGATTATGGCACATACAAAGCATTATTTGAAAGCCTAATACAACAAGGAGCAGACAAGCTTGTGTTGGATTCTTCAGCTATGAAAACAGAAACTGATGCAAAGAAAGGGGGAGCCAAAAGGAAGCTTAGAATTGAGGATGAATTTTTTATGGTTCTCATTCGATTAAGGCTTGGTCTTTTACTCAAAGATTTGgaatttagatttaaaatttcGTCTGGAAGAATATCAAGGATCTTCAAGGCATGGATTCAGTTAATGTGTCAGTGTTTGCagacaattgttttttttaccacCATTGAAAGAGATGAAAGCGATTCCTAA